tttttgacttgaaattgcattcataaaaaaatactccccaGCAGCTTCAATCATAGAACCGGCCCAGTCAATAATAGTAGAACCAGCTGCTTCAATGATCACAACTTCTCGCGTTGTTTTAACGAAAAGTCTGTCCACACAACTCCGCGTACTGCTTCAGAAGCTGCAGAAGAAGCAGCATCTCTCTACACTCTCTATCCCTTCCACTTTTgactttcccttttcttttcccacCCCATCCCCCCTACTATAAATACTCTCACCTCCCAAACACTTcccacaaatcaaaccaaaaaaggCTTCTTCACCAGCAGCATATGTCTCACAGACCCATCGTCCCTCACTACTCCTCCATTGCCTTCGGCCTCCATTCCCATCTCCTAGTCTCCAGTGATATGAACCCAAACTCCTACTGGTCCCAATAACTTAATTCATTTCTTTCCTCTCAATTTTTTGCTCCGTTCTTTCCTTAGAAACCAATTCTTTTAAAACTTAAATTATTAACAGAAATCTACAAATCTAACATGGGTGCCAAAGGTTTTGTCGAGGGAGGTATTGCTTCCATTATCGCTGGTTGCTCCACCCACCCACTTGATCTAATCAAGGTCCGGATGCAGTTACAGGGCGAAAACCACGCTGCCCCCAACCCCAACCACCACATCCAGCTCCGCCCCGCCTTCGCTTTCAACTCCTCCACCATCGCCGCCCCAGGAGGCCACCTCCTCCATATCCCatcaccgccgccgccgcccaAGGCCGGTCCCGTCTCCGTTGGCCTCAAGATTTTCCAAACGGAAGGCGTGGCCGGCTTGTTCTCTGGCGTCTCCGCCACCGTCCTCCGCCAAACTTTATACTCCACCACCCGTATGGGCCTCTACGAGGTTTTTAAGCAGAAGTGGTCCGACCCCAATTCGGGCACCCTTCCTTTGGGCCGGAAAATAGCAGCCGGGTTAATAGCAGGTGGAATCGGCGCAGCTGTTGGGAACCCAGCCGATGTAGCCATGGTACGGATGCAAGCCGACGGTCGGCTCCCTGCTTCTCAGCGGCGCAACTACAAAAGCGTGGTCGACGCTATTTCCCAAATGGCGAAGCAAGAAGGGGTTACTAGCCTGTGGCGCGGCTCGTCCCTTACGGTAAACCGCGCTATGATCGTGACCGCGTCGCAGCTGGCATCGTACGATCAGTTCAAGGAGACCATATTGGAGAAGGGTTTGATGAAGGACGGGCTGGGGACCCACGTCACGGCGAGCTTCGCGGCGGGGTTTGTGGCGTCGGTGGCGTCGAATCCGGTGGATGTGATCAAGACTAGAGTTATGAACATGAGGGTGGAGGCAGGGATGGCACCACCGTATAGTGGGGCACTTG
The sequence above is drawn from the Rhododendron vialii isolate Sample 1 chromosome 6a, ASM3025357v1 genome and encodes:
- the LOC131331384 gene encoding mitochondrial uncoupling protein 5-like, producing the protein MGAKGFVEGGIASIIAGCSTHPLDLIKVRMQLQGENHAAPNPNHHIQLRPAFAFNSSTIAAPGGHLLHIPSPPPPPKAGPVSVGLKIFQTEGVAGLFSGVSATVLRQTLYSTTRMGLYEVFKQKWSDPNSGTLPLGRKIAAGLIAGGIGAAVGNPADVAMVRMQADGRLPASQRRNYKSVVDAISQMAKQEGVTSLWRGSSLTVNRAMIVTASQLASYDQFKETILEKGLMKDGLGTHVTASFAAGFVASVASNPVDVIKTRVMNMRVEAGMAPPYSGALDCALKTVRAEGPMALYKGFIPTISRQGPFTVVLFVTLEQVRKLLKDF